In the Pectinatus sottacetonis genome, TTAAAAATTCACTGGCAATTTCAATATTAAAACTGCGAAACTGTTTTAAATAAGTAAGATATTGTTCTGTTAAAATGGCAATGGGAATATCATAAATATTAATTTTATTTTTTTCAATTAAATGCAATAGTAAATCTAAGGGCCCTTCAAAGGTTTTTAGATGTACTTTATATTCCTGAGACATTGATTTTCCTTATGTTATATACTAATCAACAGCATAATCATTATTCTTATAGCATTTATTATTGGTATAGTAAAAAAGCCTAAAACATTTCCAAGAATGGATGTATTGGCAAGCAGGATAAAAATAATGAATACTGCCAGGCTATAGCGTTCAATCTGTATATACTGTCTAGCTAAATTATAAGGTAGTATATTCATCAATATTCTAGAGCCGTCGAGTGGTGGTATGGGAATCATATTGAATACCGCAAAGTTAACATTATAAATTATTATCATAAATAAAACTTGGTATAGCCAGTTGGGCATATAATTAAATTTGTAAAAAAAGGCACATAAAATACCCGCAATGACGGCAGTAATAATATTAGAAGCAGGGCCTGCTAATGAAACTAAAATTTCATCACGCCGCATGTCACGAAAATTGCGTGGATTTATCATTACTGGTTTTGCCCAACCAAAGCGAAAGAAGAATAGAGCTATTAACCCCCATGGATCAATGTGGCTCAACGGGTTAAGCGTTAGCCGTCCTTGAAGGCGGGGGGTAAAATCGCCGCAATATGTTGCTACTCTGGCATGTGCATATTCATGAATAGTAAGTGCAATAATGAGACCCGGAATCCCAAAAATCATTTCAGGGCCAAAACCAAACATAAGGACCTCCTACTGCTGATTACTCAGCGTGTTTTATTTTGTCGACCAGTAAAATAGCCGATATTGATTTAGCATCTATTATCTCACCATTATATATCATTTTAACTGCTTTTGACAAAGGAATTTTTACTAAATTAATAAACTCGTCTTCATCAGGATGCATTTTTCCTGCAGTTAATTTTTCTGCCAGATAAATATGAATATACTCATTGGAAAAACCTACGGTAGTAGCTAGAATAAGTAATTTAGTGTATTTTTCTGCCTTATAACCTGTTTCTTCACTTAATTCCCGTTTAGCACAATCCAATGGATTTTCACCGTTTAAGTCCAGTTTTCCAGCAGGAATTTCTAAAGTTACCTGCTGCACAGGGTAGCGATATTGCCGTACCATTATAATATCTCCGGATGCAGTATAAGGAATAATAGCCGATGCTCCTGGGTGTTTTATCCATTCCCGGTAAGCTGTACTGCCGTTTGGAAGTTCTACGGTGTCTTTTTTTACATGAAGCAGATTGCCGGTAAAAACAGCAGTAGAAGAAATTTTCTTTTCTATTAGGTCTTCATACATATATACCAACTCCAATTATAAATTTTTGTCAGGACTTCAGCCTGCCCTTTTTTATTTTTGCATTATTGAGCATTTCCATAGCATTATCAAGTGATGCAGATGTAATGTCGCTGCCTGAAGCCATGCGGGCAATTTCATTAAGCTGTTCGCCGGAAGAAAGTTTTTTGATTTTAGTTATTGTATGGGTTTTTTCGGTGTATTTATTAATATAAAAATGCACATCAGCCATACAGGCTATCTGCGGTAGATGGGTGATGCATAAGACTTGTTTGAAGGAAGCTATACGTGCTATGCGTTCAGCGACCATCTGTGCTGTTTTACCACCGATTCCAGTATCAATTTCATCAAATACCATTACTTCTATGTCATCGTTGACCGCTGTGACAGTTTTTATAGCAAGAGCTATACGCGATAATTCACCGCCTGAAACAACTTTCTGTAAGGGTTTTACTGTTTCACCAAGGTTAGCACAGAACATTATCTGTGCCGTTTCAGTTCCTGAGGACATATATTCGTGTATATCATTTATTTTTATGATGAATTGTGCATCGGGCATTCCTAGTGCAGTAAGCTGTTCTTTTATAGCAGCAGCAAGATTTTCAGCTGTTGTTTTGCGAGCTTTTTTCAGACGGGCTGCAGCAGTTTGCAGTAATTCTTCTTTTTGTGCTAACTCTCTTTGTAAATCGTTTATTATAATATCATAATTTTCTATTTGATCAAGTTCATGCTTGACTTTTTGTTGGTAATTTAAAACATCTTCAATGTTGGGCCCGTATTTACGGCATAAACGTTCAATGTCATCACTACGATGCAATAGTGAATTGAGTTCAGCAGGATTGTAATCAATATTTTCAATATAATCACGGATATCATATGAGGATTCCTGTAATTGAATGCAAATATCATCAATGACTTTTTTTGTATTATCAAAATGCTTGTCATACTTTGTTAATGCGGCAAGATTTTTTTGTACTATGGATAATGAGCTCATGATAGTAGATTCATTTGTATTGTTTGATAACAAGTCATAAGTGGCTTGTACTAGATCAGCTATTTTTTCGTGGTTGGAAAGTTTTTTTATTTTTTTCTCAAGTTCAATGTCTTCATCTGGTTTTATAGCAATCGATTCTATTTCATTATTCTGCCATTGCAGCATGTCAAGCCGGTCATTATAACTTTTAGATGATGCTTGTTTTTGGGTTAGAATATTTTTTATTTTATTATATTCATGATAGGCAGAACAATATTTTTGAAAATACTGTTTAAAATTAGGAATAGAATGATCTACGATATCAAGTTGAGCCTCTGGTCTGAGCAGAGACTGATTTTCATTCTGCCCATGAATATCAATTAAAAGTTCGCTTAGGGTTTTTAATATTGATAAAGTAATTTGACAACCATTTACTTGGATGATATTTTTTCCGTTTTTATTAATTTGCCGGACTATTATAATTTCATTGGATTCATCGAGAATGGCATTTTTTTCTAAAAAATGGTGTATAATATCTTTTTTTATACTGAATACAGCTTCAATACGTAAATAGTTATCGCCGTTTCGTATAGAATCAGTATTGGATCTCTGCCCCATTAAAAGACTTAAAGCACCCAGCAGAAGAGATTTACCGGCGCCTGTTTCTCCAGTAATAATATTAAGTCCATTATCAAAATTTATTTGAATATGTTTAATAAGAGCAAGATTCCATACAGTTAAAGTTTTTAGCATATAGAAGATCCCTCTTTAATAGACATTGTTATTTACGGCATAAATTTTTCCAGTTTTTTAACAATTTTTTCTACGGCAGAAATAGGTTTTATTACTACCAATATATTATCATCGCCAGCAACTGTACCAATTATTTCCGGCCATTTAGCATAATCGAGTGTTGAAGCCACAGCATTTGCTGTTCCGGGAAGTGTCTTTACTACAATAATGTTTTCACTAAAAGCTATATTTATGACACTATCATGGAAAACACGTTCCATGCGGTTTTTAGAAAAAAAGAATTTTTTATCAGAGGGACATGCATATCTATAACGTCCGTCATCAGTAGGAATTTTTATCAACATCATTTCTTTGATATCACGTGATACAGTCGCCTGCGTTACTAAGATATGATGATTGCGCAGTGCTTCTGCTAAATCTTCCTGTGTTTCAATTATGGAATTTTCGATGATACTTTTAATTTTTTCATGTCGTAATGATTTCATGTTACGTCACCCCTGTTTTTCTATCCAGCATAATGCTGGAGCATTTGTATGATTATGCAGACAATACCAGCCAACTGTAAAAATATGATTATCGAAAGTCCTTGTATGTTCAAATAACTGCTTGTATTCTTTCGCACCTGCGTTATGTCCTGGATACATTAAGATGGAAATAACGCCGTTTGGGGCTAATAAATTTTTAATACAGTCAACAGTATTTATAGTAGTTGTAGCATCCGTAGTTATAGAATGAGAACCGCTGGGCAAATAGCCAAGGTTGAATGTCGCAGCATTGATAAAAGTATTATTAATGTATTTTTTTATATTTATATGAGAATCACATATATAGTTTATGCGATTCTCATATTCTTTTGTTTTAGCTATGGTGTTTTCGATAGCTGTATGCTGAATGTCAAAGGCATAAATATGGGCAAAAGGAGCATTTTGAGCTAAAAATAATGTGTCATTACCATTACCGCAGGTAGCATCGATTATTACACTGGCATTTTTCACTGTTTTTTGTAAAAGTAAATGGCTGACTTGAATGGAATTACTTACTGTCTGCATTTGAATTACTCCAGACTAATTTATTTAATAAAATTTTATAATAATTTTTATCATCAAATTTTATTATTTTAGCAAAAAAAGGAGCTTTGCAAATTAATACTTGTTCATCCTGATCAATAGGGTAGACATCCTGCCCATCAAAAGTAAGAATTACTTTTTGGCTGGTATCTTTTATTTTTATATTTATTTTTTCAGTTTCATTTATTATCATTGGTCGTACATAAAAAGTATGAGGACATATTGGTGTGACCAAAAGAACTTTTACTTTAGGATTTATTATGGGGCCGCCTGCAGATAAGGAGTATGCGGTTGAGCCGGTGGCTGTTGAAACTATAAGGCCATCGGCTCGATAATCTGCTACTTTATAAGCATCCAGCTCTAATTCAAGTCCGACCATGCGGGCAACTCCAGCACTAGTTAAGACTACATCATTGACAGCATAACCAGCCAAAGTAATCTTGCCTCTCTTTTTTATGTATCCGGCAAGCATTAGGCGTTGTTCAATATTATATTTACCACATAATATTTTTGTTAATTTGTTTTCCAGTTCGCTTGTTTCTATATCAGCTAAAAACCCTAGATTTCCTATGTTGATGCCACAGACAGGAATATTATGTGGTGCGAGTAATCGGCATATCCCCAGTAAGGTTCCGTCTCCCCCAATACTTATTCCCAGGTCCAAATCAGCTTCTAAAATATTTTCCATGCCAAAATTTTCATAATGAAATTTTTTAGCCATATCCATAGGAAGAATAATTTTAGCAGCTTTTTTATGTGAAAAAAATGTCATAACTTTATCTAAAATGACTTTACTGTCTTTTTTTTTATAGTTGGGAAATATTCCTATTTTCATATATGTTCCTCAATGTTATATCATTTTTAAAACTATATTTGGATAGTATAATGACCACACATTATTGCTGCTTTTTATCCAAAGCAGTATGTGCTTCTTCAACAACCAAATTTATAACTGTATCGGGCAGGGATGAATTTTTTTCAGGGGGACTATTTTTTAAGTAAATCAAATATTCAATGTTACCTTCCGGACCTTTCACAGGGGAAAAAGTTAAATCGGCAATAGTAAAATTGATTTCATTCACAAAATCGGCAATACGCCGTATTACAGCCTTATGAATAGCAGGATCTTTTATAACGCCTTTTTTCCCAACATGTTCCCTGCCAGCTTCAAACTGAGGTTTTATAAGAGCAACTATTTCTCCAGCACTGTTTAATAATGTTTTAGCAACAGGAAGTACTTTTTCCAGAGAAATAAAGGCAACGTCAATGGAAATAAAGTCAGTATATTCCCCCAGATCTTCTGGAGTGACATAACGAATATTTGTTCTTTCCATATTGATGACTCTTTTATCTGTGCGTAATGCCCAGGCCAGTTGTCCGTAACCAACGTCAATAGCAAAAACTTTTTTGGCACCATTTTTCAAGGCGCAGTCTGTAAAACCACCGGTAGAAGCACCTATATCTATACATACTTTATTCTGTAAAACAAGTGCAAAGCTTTCAACTGCCTTGGCTAATTTTAATCCACCCCGGCTGACATAGCCAATACTATCACCTAAAATGCGAATAGGTAAAGCAGGATCTATAAGTGTACCTGCTTTATCAATTTTTTGATCATTTACCAAAACAAGTCCAGCCATAATTGTTGTTTTGGCACGTTCACGGCTAACAGCTAGGCCTTTTTCTACTAATACAACATCCAATCGTTGTTTCTTCATTTTTACTCCAGTTATTTTAATTAAGTATATTTATTTTACAAAGTTGTCGCAAAATTGTCTGCTATTAGAACAATAAGCAGTGTTATTCTTTATTGTTTTAAATATATGCGTCAGCTCGGTAAAATTTATTTATAAAGATTTTTAATAGTGCTTGCTATTCCGGCTGCAGTCAGATTATTATCGGATAATAATTCACTGCGCGAGCCCTGTGGAATGAATTTATCAGGAATTCCCATACAGGTTACATTATTGAAGGGGATACTTTTTATGGCTAAAAATTCCAATATAGCGGAACCAAATCCACCTGCCAATGCATTTTCTTCTATAGTAATTATATGTTTTTTATTTTTTACCGCTGATTCTATTAAATTTTCGTCGAGTGGTTTGATGAAACGTGCATTTAACACACTGCAGTTTATTTTATCGGTCGCTAATATTCTGGCTGCTGCAACTGCAGGATATACCATGCTTCCTACAGCAATTATCAAATTTTCTCCATCAGCTTTTATCAATTCACCTTTACCTATGGCAAGACTGGCTATGGGGTTATTTAATGGGCAGCCTTGTGCTTGACCACGAGGATAGCGCAGAACGACAGGTTTATTATAATCGCAGGCGAAAACTAATAGACTACGCAGTTCATTTTCATCTTTAGGCGCAGCTATTGTAATATTAGGAATGTGTCTTAAAAAGGAAAAATCAAATACACCGTGATGCGTGGGACCGTCTTCTCCTACGATTCCGGCGCGGTCAAGACAGATCACAACGGGAAGGTTTTGCAGGCAGATATCATGCACTATTTGGTCATAACCACGCTGGGCAAAAGTGGAATAGAGAGCTACTACAGGTTTTTTGCCGGCGGCAGCTAATCCTGCCGCCATAGTTAAAGCATGTTCTTCTGCTATGCCAACATCAAAAAAACGATCAGGATATTTTTGGGCAAATGGAGTCAGCCCTGTACCACCGGGCATGGCAGCTGTAATGGCAACAATATCTTTATTTTTAGCTGCTAAATGCAATAAGGTATCACTAAATATCTGTGTATAAGTTGGAATAACAGATGCTTTTTTTAATAATTGCCCTGTTTCTATATTAAAAGGACCTACTCCATGAAATTTTGCTGGTTCTTTTTCAGCGGGCAGGTACCCTTTTCCTTTTTTAGTAATTATATGCAGCAGCACAGGTCCGTTCATATTTTTTATTCTTTGTAGTACATTTATTAAACTGGAAAGGTTATTGCCATCTATGGGACCTATATAAGATAATCCTAATTCTTCAAATAAACTGCCAGCAATAAAAGCCTTCTTAACACTGTCTTTTAATAATTCAGCTGTTTTATATACAGTATGGCCTACTTTGGGCAGACGGGATAATAAACGACCTATGTCTTTTTTTGCTCTGGTATATTCTGGTGCCGTACGAATCTGGGAAAGATATGAAGATAAGGCACCTACATTTTTAGATATAGACATTTCATTATCATTTAATATAATAAGCATATTTTTTTTCAATGCACCGGTATTGTTCAAGGCTTCAAATGATTCACCACCTGTTAAAGCACCATCACCTATTACAGAAATCACATTATAAGAAGCATTGTCTATATCTCTGGCAGCAGCCATGCCCAATGCGGCAGAGATAGAGGTACTGGCATGCCCGACACCAAAGGCATCATATTTACTTTCAGCACGCTTGGGAAAGCCCGTTATACCGTCCTTTTTTCGTAATGTAGAAAATTTATCTTTTCGGCCTGATAAAATTTTATGAGCATAAGCTTGATGGCCTACATCCCATATAAGCTTATCATCAGGAAAATTAAATACACGATAAAGGGCAATAGTTAGCTCTACAGCACCTAAGCTAGAAGCTAGATGTCCACCGTTTTTAGCAACGGTCTTTATTATGATACTGCGAATCTCGGAAGCTAGTTGTAATAGCTGATTTGGTAATAATAATTTTAAATCAGCAGGATAATCGAGATTTTCTAAAATAGCCACAAGTACACACCTCCCTTTAATTTTGTCTGGTTAAGAGTTGTTTAGCTAATGTCCTTAGTACATCGGCCTTACTATCAAAACTTTTTAGTGCTTCCACAGCTTTATCAACTGCTGATTGAGCAGCTTTCTGGGCTTTTTGAAGTGATAATAAAGAAACATAGGTTGATTTGTGGTTCTTTTCATCGCTGCCAACTGGTTTGCCAATTTTTGTGTTATCACCTATAACATCAAGAATATCATCAGTTATTTGAAAAGCCAGGCCAAATTCCATGGCATAATTCGTCAGAGATGCGAGTTGTTCTTCTGTTGCTTCAGCTAAAATAGCACCTATGCGTATGGCGGCACAAAACAAAGCACCTGTTTTAGCAGAATGAAGCTGGCGCAATTCATTAAGGGTAATTGTAGTATTTTCTGACATAAGATCAATTACTTGACCGCCTACCATACCGTCAGGACCTGCTGCATAACTGAGTTCCTTAATAACTCTAACTAAAAGAGTTGATTTTATATCAGGAGTTGCCGCAATAATATTAAAAGATGCCGTTAAAAGAGCATCACCAGCAAGAATGGCCATTGCTTCACCGTAAACTTTATGGTTAGTCAGCTTACCGCGACGATAATCGTCATTATCCATTGCCGGCAGGTCATCATGTATGAGGGAATAGGTATGAATGAATTCTACAGAACATGCTATGCGAATAAATTTTTCACCATCGATACCAATAGCATCTGCTGCAGCCATTAGCATTACAGGGCGCAGTCTTTTTCCTCCGGCAGAAAGACTATAATTCATAGATTCAGCCAGCCGGTGATTCAATGCTTTATTTTCTGGATATAATTCAGGCAGCAGCTCATTAACTAAATTAATTTTATGCATGATATAGCTATTCATTTTTTGTATTTCCTTTCAGTTCAATAGATAGAGGAATCTGTGTTCCTGTAGAATCTATTTCCGACAAGTCGCAAACAGTTTTATCTGCCCTGCCTAATTCACTGCGGCAGAAATTAATGAGGTTAATGCCTTCTTTGTATTCTTTTAATATAGTGTCTAGAGGCATATCTCCTTGCTCCAGATCTTTTACGATGTTTTCTAATTTGTTTATAGAAGATTCAAATGATTGTTTTTTTCTTGGCATATATACTTACATACCCTCCGTTATATCATCGACAATGGCCGAAATTTT is a window encoding:
- the recN gene encoding DNA repair protein RecN; the protein is MLKTLTVWNLALIKHIQINFDNGLNIITGETGAGKSLLLGALSLLMGQRSNTDSIRNGDNYLRIEAVFSIKKDIIHHFLEKNAILDESNEIIIVRQINKNGKNIIQVNGCQITLSILKTLSELLIDIHGQNENQSLLRPEAQLDIVDHSIPNFKQYFQKYCSAYHEYNKIKNILTQKQASSKSYNDRLDMLQWQNNEIESIAIKPDEDIELEKKIKKLSNHEKIADLVQATYDLLSNNTNESTIMSSLSIVQKNLAALTKYDKHFDNTKKVIDDICIQLQESSYDIRDYIENIDYNPAELNSLLHRSDDIERLCRKYGPNIEDVLNYQQKVKHELDQIENYDIIINDLQRELAQKEELLQTAAARLKKARKTTAENLAAAIKEQLTALGMPDAQFIIKINDIHEYMSSGTETAQIMFCANLGETVKPLQKVVSGGELSRIALAIKTVTAVNDDIEVMVFDEIDTGIGGKTAQMVAERIARIASFKQVLCITHLPQIACMADVHFYINKYTEKTHTITKIKKLSSGEQLNEIARMASGSDITSASLDNAMEMLNNAKIKKGRLKS
- the xseB gene encoding exodeoxyribonuclease VII small subunit, producing the protein MPRKKQSFESSINKLENIVKDLEQGDMPLDTILKEYKEGINLINFCRSELGRADKTVCDLSEIDSTGTQIPLSIELKGNTKNE
- a CDS encoding NAD(+)/NADH kinase, giving the protein MKIGIFPNYKKKDSKVILDKVMTFFSHKKAAKIILPMDMAKKFHYENFGMENILEADLDLGISIGGDGTLLGICRLLAPHNIPVCGINIGNLGFLADIETSELENKLTKILCGKYNIEQRLMLAGYIKKRGKITLAGYAVNDVVLTSAGVARMVGLELELDAYKVADYRADGLIVSTATGSTAYSLSAGGPIINPKVKVLLVTPICPHTFYVRPMIINETEKINIKIKDTSQKVILTFDGQDVYPIDQDEQVLICKAPFFAKIIKFDDKNYYKILLNKLVWSNSNADSK
- a CDS encoding polyprenyl synthetase family protein: MHKINLVNELLPELYPENKALNHRLAESMNYSLSAGGKRLRPVMLMAAADAIGIDGEKFIRIACSVEFIHTYSLIHDDLPAMDNDDYRRGKLTNHKVYGEAMAILAGDALLTASFNIIAATPDIKSTLLVRVIKELSYAAGPDGMVGGQVIDLMSENTTITLNELRQLHSAKTGALFCAAIRIGAILAEATEEQLASLTNYAMEFGLAFQITDDILDVIGDNTKIGKPVGSDEKNHKSTYVSLLSLQKAQKAAQSAVDKAVEALKSFDSKADVLRTLAKQLLTRQN
- the dxs gene encoding 1-deoxy-D-xylulose-5-phosphate synthase, which produces MAILENLDYPADLKLLLPNQLLQLASEIRSIIIKTVAKNGGHLASSLGAVELTIALYRVFNFPDDKLIWDVGHQAYAHKILSGRKDKFSTLRKKDGITGFPKRAESKYDAFGVGHASTSISAALGMAAARDIDNASYNVISVIGDGALTGGESFEALNNTGALKKNMLIILNDNEMSISKNVGALSSYLSQIRTAPEYTRAKKDIGRLLSRLPKVGHTVYKTAELLKDSVKKAFIAGSLFEELGLSYIGPIDGNNLSSLINVLQRIKNMNGPVLLHIITKKGKGYLPAEKEPAKFHGVGPFNIETGQLLKKASVIPTYTQIFSDTLLHLAAKNKDIVAITAAMPGGTGLTPFAQKYPDRFFDVGIAEEHALTMAAGLAAAGKKPVVALYSTFAQRGYDQIVHDICLQNLPVVICLDRAGIVGEDGPTHHGVFDFSFLRHIPNITIAAPKDENELRSLLVFACDYNKPVVLRYPRGQAQGCPLNNPIASLAIGKGELIKADGENLIIAVGSMVYPAVAAARILATDKINCSVLNARFIKPLDENLIESAVKNKKHIITIEENALAGGFGSAILEFLAIKSIPFNNVTCMGIPDKFIPQGSRSELLSDNNLTAAGIASTIKNLYK
- a CDS encoding site-2 protease family protein encodes the protein MFGFGPEMIFGIPGLIIALTIHEYAHARVATYCGDFTPRLQGRLTLNPLSHIDPWGLIALFFFRFGWAKPVMINPRNFRDMRRDEILVSLAGPASNIITAVIAGILCAFFYKFNYMPNWLYQVLFMIIIYNVNFAVFNMIPIPPLDGSRILMNILPYNLARQYIQIERYSLAVFIIFILLANTSILGNVLGFFTIPIINAIRIMIMLLISI
- a CDS encoding class I SAM-dependent methyltransferase; its protein translation is MQTVSNSIQVSHLLLQKTVKNASVIIDATCGNGNDTLFLAQNAPFAHIYAFDIQHTAIENTIAKTKEYENRINYICDSHINIKKYINNTFINAATFNLGYLPSGSHSITTDATTTINTVDCIKNLLAPNGVISILMYPGHNAGAKEYKQLFEHTRTFDNHIFTVGWYCLHNHTNAPALCWIEKQG
- the argR gene encoding arginine repressor, whose product is MKSLRHEKIKSIIENSIIETQEDLAEALRNHHILVTQATVSRDIKEMMLIKIPTDDGRYRYACPSDKKFFFSKNRMERVFHDSVINIAFSENIIVVKTLPGTANAVASTLDYAKWPEIIGTVAGDDNILVVIKPISAVEKIVKKLEKFMP
- a CDS encoding TlyA family RNA methyltransferase, whose protein sequence is MKKQRLDVVLVEKGLAVSRERAKTTIMAGLVLVNDQKIDKAGTLIDPALPIRILGDSIGYVSRGGLKLAKAVESFALVLQNKVCIDIGASTGGFTDCALKNGAKKVFAIDVGYGQLAWALRTDKRVINMERTNIRYVTPEDLGEYTDFISIDVAFISLEKVLPVAKTLLNSAGEIVALIKPQFEAGREHVGKKGVIKDPAIHKAVIRRIADFVNEINFTIADLTFSPVKGPEGNIEYLIYLKNSPPEKNSSLPDTVINLVVEEAHTALDKKQQ
- a CDS encoding NUDIX domain-containing protein; amino-acid sequence: MYEDLIEKKISSTAVFTGNLLHVKKDTVELPNGSTAYREWIKHPGASAIIPYTASGDIIMVRQYRYPVQQVTLEIPAGKLDLNGENPLDCAKRELSEETGYKAEKYTKLLILATTVGFSNEYIHIYLAEKLTAGKMHPDEDEFINLVKIPLSKAVKMIYNGEIIDAKSISAILLVDKIKHAE